The following are encoded in a window of Cucurbita pepo subsp. pepo cultivar mu-cu-16 chromosome LG12, ASM280686v2, whole genome shotgun sequence genomic DNA:
- the LOC111806524 gene encoding uncharacterized protein LOC111806524 isoform X4 — MIENKMLEHRGPSVPLLEPQILFKYPPGKRLPMRMKDLSAFCFPDGVKAQVMERTPSLSELNEIVYGQEHLKRDDLAFIFSLKVANNSTLYGVCLHVQEIVQRPPAILGISTSLSHSPGLCSRFLVSAPRCYCLLTRVPFFDSHFEMLNSIIAQERLNRVTQLISEISLTDYVPSVSRSNNNENVESPERESVGDWMASAIPIHSAVALTAAAAGIISDDEILTSSMKMWEPRSPESGTTSDASELGQAERTNGSFENGHLCTEMSFSSKHRALERLGSSESLFSNIESYGSPARSMASEDEDDDLFPNCEKEFDDGLIMEWARDNKHDVLQIVCGYHSLPVPERGCKLLFQPLEHLQSIQYRRPSIALLGFCEKYLDSLNPVEVKAKLASAEETLALSIWTTATLCRALSLETVLQLVAVILLEKQVIVVCPNLGLLSATVLSLVPMICPFQWQSLFLPVLPGKMFDLLDAPVPFIVGTLNRPTDVKMKTSNLVIVDVLKDQVKTCTLPTLPRHRELVSELGPVHAKLANKSSIAKKHPVYRCNESQTAYAAQFLKVMRQYMESLCSNLRSHTITSVQSNNDRVSLLLKDSFIDSFSSKDRPFIKLLVDTQLFSVLSDSRLSSFENGFCEANNNVAKAPMAEVKVQKVQIKKP; from the exons atgatagaaaacaaaatgctAGAGCATAGAGGGCCATCAGTTCCCCTGCTGGAACCTCAG ATACTTTTTAAGTATCCACCCGGGAAGAGGCTGCCAATGCGTATGAAGGATTTGTCTGCATTTTGTTTTCCCGACGGTGTTAAG GCACAGGTAATGGAGAGGACTCCATCACTCAGTGAGCTGAACGAAATTGTTTATGGTCAG GAACATTTGAAAAGAGATGATTTggcatttattttttcccttaAG gTTGCCAACAATTCGACTCTTTATGGTGTATGCTTGCATGTGCAAGAAATTGTTCAGAGGCCACCTGCCATCCTAGGCATCTCAACTTCTCTTTCTCATTCTCCTGGATTATGCAGCCGTTTTTTGGTTTCTGCACCTCGCTGCTATTGTCTTTTAACAAGAGTACCCTTCTTTGACTCACACTTCGAGATGTTGAACAG TATTATAGCCCAAGAACGTTTGAATCGGGTAACACAGTTGATTAGTGAAATCTCTCTCACTGATTATGTGCCATCAGTGTCAAGgtcaaataataatgaaaatgttgaatcTCCTGAAAGGGAGTCCGTTGGTGATTGGATGGCGTCAGCAATACCTATTCACAGTGCAGTGGCCCttactgctgctgctgcaggGATTATATCTGATGATGAGATCTTAACCTCTTCGATGAAGATGTGGGAACCTCGATCTCCTGAAAGTGGTACAACCAGCGATGCTTCAGAGTTGGGTCAA GCGGAAAGAACTAATGGAAGTTTCGAGAATGGTCACCTTTGCACAGAGATGTCTTTCTCATCAAAGCATCGCGCATTAGAGCGCCTTGGGAGTTCTGAGTCCCTGTTCAG TAATATTGAATCATATGGCAGTCCAGCTAGAAGTATGGCTTCAGAAGATGAGGATGATGATCTTTTTCCAAACTGTGAAAAGGAATTCGATGATGGCTTGATAATGGAATGGGCTAGG GATAATAAGCATGATGTGCTGCAAATAGTCTGCGGATATCATTCACTTCCTGTTCCTGAAAGGGGAtgcaaattattatttcaaccTCTTGAACATTTGCAATCTATTCAATACAGAAGACCTTCCATTGCATTGCTCGGATTTTGTGAAAAATATCTAGACTCATTGAACCCTGTTGag GTCAAGGCAAAGTTGGCTTCAGCTGAAGAAACTCTTGCTCTGTCAATATGGACAACTGCCACTTTATGCCGAGCTCTCTCTCTTGAAACT GTTTTGCAATTGGTTGCAGTGATTTTACTAGAAAAACAAGTGATAGTAGTGTGTCCAAACCTG GGTCTACTTTCAGCTACAGTGTTATCCCTTGTTCCTATGATTTGTCCCTTCCAATGGCAAAGTTTATTTCTTCCG gTTCTGCCAGGAAAAATGTTTGACCTCCTTGATGCACCAGTTCCCTTTATT GTCGGTACACTAAATAGACCAACTGATGTAAAGATGAAGACGTCTAATCTAGTTATTGTTGATGTGCTTAAGGATCAG GTGAAAACATGTACCTTACCGACACTTCCACGACACAGAGAGCTAGTCTCTGAACTAGGCCCGGTCCATGCTAAATTGGCTAACAAGAGTTCAATTGCCAAAAAGCATCCTGTATATAGGTGCAATGAATCTCAG ACTGCATACGCCGCCCAGTTTTTGAAGGTCATGCGGCAATACATGGAGTCATTGTGTTCAAATCTTAGATCTCATACCATAACTAGTGTCCAATCGAATAACGACAGG GTTTCTTTACTTCTTAAAGATAGCTTTATTGATTCCTTTTCTAGTAAGGACCGACCATTTATTAAG CTACTAGTAGACACGCAGCTTTTCAGTGTTCTTTCGGACTCTCGCTTATCGAGCTTCGAAAATGGGTTCTGTGAAGCTAATAATAATGTTGCCAAAGCTCCAATGGCAGAAGTGAAAGTACAGAAGGTGCAGATAAAGAAACCCTGA
- the LOC111806524 gene encoding uncharacterized protein LOC111806524 isoform X2 — translation MDMKENGEFADERPPSPMWVLQHFSEEAFRVAGEALNSVYQGGTGIQEMGTGHRRARSEVPSPVHNRTNGFQRLKSHVQKVWGWGRGTRDEDYAFCSFDPEILANQKRQWYQFHSKSLDCVLYKEPTSLFEHFIIVGLHPDTNLETVEDAFAEGKKWELQKKNTEMIENKMLEHRGPSVPLLEPQILFKYPPGKRLPMRMKDLSAFCFPDGVKAQVMERTPSLSELNEIVYGQEHLKRDDLAFIFSLKVANNSTLYGVCLHVQEIVQRPPAILGISTSLSHSPGLCSRFLVSAPRCYCLLTRVPFFDSHFEMLNSIIAQERLNRVTQLISEISLTDYVPSVSRSNNNENVESPERESVGDWMASAIPIHSAVALTAAAAGIISDDEILTSSMKMWEPRSPESGTTSDASELGQAERTNGSFENGHLCTEMSFSSKHRALERLGSSESLFSPARSMASEDEDDDLFPNCEKEFDDGLIMEWARDNKHDVLQIVCGYHSLPVPERGCKLLFQPLEHLQSIQYRRPSIALLGFCEKYLDSLNPVEVKAKLASAEETLALSIWTTATLCRALSLETVLQLVAVILLEKQVIVVCPNLGLLSATVLSLVPMICPFQWQSLFLPVLPGKMFDLLDAPVPFIVGTLNRPTDVKMKTSNLVIVDVLKDQVKTCTLPTLPRHRELVSELGPVHAKLANKSSIAKKHPVYRCNESQTAYAAQFLKVMRQYMESLCSNLRSHTITSVQSNNDRVSLLLKDSFIDSFSSKDRPFIKLLVDTQLFSVLSDSRLSSFENGFCEANNNVAKAPMAEVKVQKVQIKKP, via the exons ATGgatatgaaggaaaatggTGAATTCGCGGACGAGCGGCCTCCGTCGCCAATGTGGGTGTTGCAACATTTCTCGGAGGAGGCGTTTAGGGTGGCCGGTGAAGCTCTGAATAGCGTCTATCAAGGGGGCACCGGGATTCAGGAAATGGGGACTGGACATCGACGTGCTCGAAGTGAAGTTCCGAGTCCCGTGCACAATCGAACCAACGGTTTCCAGAGGTTAAAATCCCATGTGCAGAAGGTTTGGGGATGGGGGAGAGGCACGCGAGATGAGGATTACGCCTTCTGTAGTTTTGATCCTGAGATCTTGGCGAATCAAAAACGTCAGTGGTATCAGTTTCACTCCAAATCTCTG GACTGTGTATTATACAAAGAGCCCACCTCTCTCTTTGAACACTTCATTATTGTGGGGCTCCATCCGGATACTAACCTTGAGACTGTGGAGGATGCATTTGCTGAAGGGAAAAAATGGGagttacaaaagaaaaatactgagatgatagaaaacaaaatgctAGAGCATAGAGGGCCATCAGTTCCCCTGCTGGAACCTCAG ATACTTTTTAAGTATCCACCCGGGAAGAGGCTGCCAATGCGTATGAAGGATTTGTCTGCATTTTGTTTTCCCGACGGTGTTAAG GCACAGGTAATGGAGAGGACTCCATCACTCAGTGAGCTGAACGAAATTGTTTATGGTCAG GAACATTTGAAAAGAGATGATTTggcatttattttttcccttaAG gTTGCCAACAATTCGACTCTTTATGGTGTATGCTTGCATGTGCAAGAAATTGTTCAGAGGCCACCTGCCATCCTAGGCATCTCAACTTCTCTTTCTCATTCTCCTGGATTATGCAGCCGTTTTTTGGTTTCTGCACCTCGCTGCTATTGTCTTTTAACAAGAGTACCCTTCTTTGACTCACACTTCGAGATGTTGAACAG TATTATAGCCCAAGAACGTTTGAATCGGGTAACACAGTTGATTAGTGAAATCTCTCTCACTGATTATGTGCCATCAGTGTCAAGgtcaaataataatgaaaatgttgaatcTCCTGAAAGGGAGTCCGTTGGTGATTGGATGGCGTCAGCAATACCTATTCACAGTGCAGTGGCCCttactgctgctgctgcaggGATTATATCTGATGATGAGATCTTAACCTCTTCGATGAAGATGTGGGAACCTCGATCTCCTGAAAGTGGTACAACCAGCGATGCTTCAGAGTTGGGTCAA GCGGAAAGAACTAATGGAAGTTTCGAGAATGGTCACCTTTGCACAGAGATGTCTTTCTCATCAAAGCATCGCGCATTAGAGCGCCTTGGGAGTTCTGAGTCCCTGTTCAG TCCAGCTAGAAGTATGGCTTCAGAAGATGAGGATGATGATCTTTTTCCAAACTGTGAAAAGGAATTCGATGATGGCTTGATAATGGAATGGGCTAGG GATAATAAGCATGATGTGCTGCAAATAGTCTGCGGATATCATTCACTTCCTGTTCCTGAAAGGGGAtgcaaattattatttcaaccTCTTGAACATTTGCAATCTATTCAATACAGAAGACCTTCCATTGCATTGCTCGGATTTTGTGAAAAATATCTAGACTCATTGAACCCTGTTGag GTCAAGGCAAAGTTGGCTTCAGCTGAAGAAACTCTTGCTCTGTCAATATGGACAACTGCCACTTTATGCCGAGCTCTCTCTCTTGAAACT GTTTTGCAATTGGTTGCAGTGATTTTACTAGAAAAACAAGTGATAGTAGTGTGTCCAAACCTG GGTCTACTTTCAGCTACAGTGTTATCCCTTGTTCCTATGATTTGTCCCTTCCAATGGCAAAGTTTATTTCTTCCG gTTCTGCCAGGAAAAATGTTTGACCTCCTTGATGCACCAGTTCCCTTTATT GTCGGTACACTAAATAGACCAACTGATGTAAAGATGAAGACGTCTAATCTAGTTATTGTTGATGTGCTTAAGGATCAG GTGAAAACATGTACCTTACCGACACTTCCACGACACAGAGAGCTAGTCTCTGAACTAGGCCCGGTCCATGCTAAATTGGCTAACAAGAGTTCAATTGCCAAAAAGCATCCTGTATATAGGTGCAATGAATCTCAG ACTGCATACGCCGCCCAGTTTTTGAAGGTCATGCGGCAATACATGGAGTCATTGTGTTCAAATCTTAGATCTCATACCATAACTAGTGTCCAATCGAATAACGACAGG GTTTCTTTACTTCTTAAAGATAGCTTTATTGATTCCTTTTCTAGTAAGGACCGACCATTTATTAAG CTACTAGTAGACACGCAGCTTTTCAGTGTTCTTTCGGACTCTCGCTTATCGAGCTTCGAAAATGGGTTCTGTGAAGCTAATAATAATGTTGCCAAAGCTCCAATGGCAGAAGTGAAAGTACAGAAGGTGCAGATAAAGAAACCCTGA
- the LOC111806524 gene encoding uncharacterized protein LOC111806524 isoform X3 yields the protein MDMKENGEFADERPPSPMWVLQHFSEEAFRVAGEALNSVYQGGTGIQEMGTGHRRARSEVPSPVHNRTNGFQRLKSHVQKVWGWGRGTRDEDYAFCSFDPEILANQKRQWYQFHSKSLDCVLYKEPTSLFEHFIIVGLHPDTNLETVEDAFAEGKKWELQKKNTEMIENKMLEHRGPSVPLLEPQILFKYPPGKRLPMRMKDLSAFCFPDGVKAQVMERTPSLSELNEIVYGQEHLKRDDLAFIFSLKVANNSTLYGVCLHVQEIVQRPPAILGISTSLSHSPGLCSRFLVSAPRCYCLLTRVPFFDSHFEMLNSIIAQERLNRVTQLISEISLTDYVPSVSRSNNNENVESPERESVGDWMASAIPIHSAVALTAAAAGIISDDEILTSSMKMWEPRSPESGTTSDASELGQAERTNGSFENGHLCTEMSFSSKHRALERLGSSESLFSNIESYGSPARSMASEDEDDDLFPNCEKEFDDGLIMEWARDNKHDVLQIVCGYHSLPVPERGCKLLFQPLEHLQSIQYRRPSIALLGFCEKYLDSLNPVEVKAKLASAEETLALSIWTTATLCRALSLETVLQLVAVILLEKQVIVVCPNLGLLSATVLSLVPMICPFQWQSLFLPVLPGKMFDLLDAPVPFIVGTLNRPTDVKMKTSNLVIVDVLKDQVKTCTLPTLPRHRELVSELGPVHAKLANKSSIAKKHPVYRCNESQTAYAAQFLKVMRQYMESLCSNLRSHTITSVQSNNDRVSLLLKDSFIDSFSSKDRPFIKWWVWAVTV from the exons ATGgatatgaaggaaaatggTGAATTCGCGGACGAGCGGCCTCCGTCGCCAATGTGGGTGTTGCAACATTTCTCGGAGGAGGCGTTTAGGGTGGCCGGTGAAGCTCTGAATAGCGTCTATCAAGGGGGCACCGGGATTCAGGAAATGGGGACTGGACATCGACGTGCTCGAAGTGAAGTTCCGAGTCCCGTGCACAATCGAACCAACGGTTTCCAGAGGTTAAAATCCCATGTGCAGAAGGTTTGGGGATGGGGGAGAGGCACGCGAGATGAGGATTACGCCTTCTGTAGTTTTGATCCTGAGATCTTGGCGAATCAAAAACGTCAGTGGTATCAGTTTCACTCCAAATCTCTG GACTGTGTATTATACAAAGAGCCCACCTCTCTCTTTGAACACTTCATTATTGTGGGGCTCCATCCGGATACTAACCTTGAGACTGTGGAGGATGCATTTGCTGAAGGGAAAAAATGGGagttacaaaagaaaaatactgagatgatagaaaacaaaatgctAGAGCATAGAGGGCCATCAGTTCCCCTGCTGGAACCTCAG ATACTTTTTAAGTATCCACCCGGGAAGAGGCTGCCAATGCGTATGAAGGATTTGTCTGCATTTTGTTTTCCCGACGGTGTTAAG GCACAGGTAATGGAGAGGACTCCATCACTCAGTGAGCTGAACGAAATTGTTTATGGTCAG GAACATTTGAAAAGAGATGATTTggcatttattttttcccttaAG gTTGCCAACAATTCGACTCTTTATGGTGTATGCTTGCATGTGCAAGAAATTGTTCAGAGGCCACCTGCCATCCTAGGCATCTCAACTTCTCTTTCTCATTCTCCTGGATTATGCAGCCGTTTTTTGGTTTCTGCACCTCGCTGCTATTGTCTTTTAACAAGAGTACCCTTCTTTGACTCACACTTCGAGATGTTGAACAG TATTATAGCCCAAGAACGTTTGAATCGGGTAACACAGTTGATTAGTGAAATCTCTCTCACTGATTATGTGCCATCAGTGTCAAGgtcaaataataatgaaaatgttgaatcTCCTGAAAGGGAGTCCGTTGGTGATTGGATGGCGTCAGCAATACCTATTCACAGTGCAGTGGCCCttactgctgctgctgcaggGATTATATCTGATGATGAGATCTTAACCTCTTCGATGAAGATGTGGGAACCTCGATCTCCTGAAAGTGGTACAACCAGCGATGCTTCAGAGTTGGGTCAA GCGGAAAGAACTAATGGAAGTTTCGAGAATGGTCACCTTTGCACAGAGATGTCTTTCTCATCAAAGCATCGCGCATTAGAGCGCCTTGGGAGTTCTGAGTCCCTGTTCAG TAATATTGAATCATATGGCAGTCCAGCTAGAAGTATGGCTTCAGAAGATGAGGATGATGATCTTTTTCCAAACTGTGAAAAGGAATTCGATGATGGCTTGATAATGGAATGGGCTAGG GATAATAAGCATGATGTGCTGCAAATAGTCTGCGGATATCATTCACTTCCTGTTCCTGAAAGGGGAtgcaaattattatttcaaccTCTTGAACATTTGCAATCTATTCAATACAGAAGACCTTCCATTGCATTGCTCGGATTTTGTGAAAAATATCTAGACTCATTGAACCCTGTTGag GTCAAGGCAAAGTTGGCTTCAGCTGAAGAAACTCTTGCTCTGTCAATATGGACAACTGCCACTTTATGCCGAGCTCTCTCTCTTGAAACT GTTTTGCAATTGGTTGCAGTGATTTTACTAGAAAAACAAGTGATAGTAGTGTGTCCAAACCTG GGTCTACTTTCAGCTACAGTGTTATCCCTTGTTCCTATGATTTGTCCCTTCCAATGGCAAAGTTTATTTCTTCCG gTTCTGCCAGGAAAAATGTTTGACCTCCTTGATGCACCAGTTCCCTTTATT GTCGGTACACTAAATAGACCAACTGATGTAAAGATGAAGACGTCTAATCTAGTTATTGTTGATGTGCTTAAGGATCAG GTGAAAACATGTACCTTACCGACACTTCCACGACACAGAGAGCTAGTCTCTGAACTAGGCCCGGTCCATGCTAAATTGGCTAACAAGAGTTCAATTGCCAAAAAGCATCCTGTATATAGGTGCAATGAATCTCAG ACTGCATACGCCGCCCAGTTTTTGAAGGTCATGCGGCAATACATGGAGTCATTGTGTTCAAATCTTAGATCTCATACCATAACTAGTGTCCAATCGAATAACGACAGG GTTTCTTTACTTCTTAAAGATAGCTTTATTGATTCCTTTTCTAGTAAGGACCGACCATTTATTAAG tggtgggtttgggcggtTACAGTGTAG
- the LOC111806524 gene encoding uncharacterized protein LOC111806524 isoform X1: protein MDMKENGEFADERPPSPMWVLQHFSEEAFRVAGEALNSVYQGGTGIQEMGTGHRRARSEVPSPVHNRTNGFQRLKSHVQKVWGWGRGTRDEDYAFCSFDPEILANQKRQWYQFHSKSLDCVLYKEPTSLFEHFIIVGLHPDTNLETVEDAFAEGKKWELQKKNTEMIENKMLEHRGPSVPLLEPQILFKYPPGKRLPMRMKDLSAFCFPDGVKAQVMERTPSLSELNEIVYGQEHLKRDDLAFIFSLKVANNSTLYGVCLHVQEIVQRPPAILGISTSLSHSPGLCSRFLVSAPRCYCLLTRVPFFDSHFEMLNSIIAQERLNRVTQLISEISLTDYVPSVSRSNNNENVESPERESVGDWMASAIPIHSAVALTAAAAGIISDDEILTSSMKMWEPRSPESGTTSDASELGQAERTNGSFENGHLCTEMSFSSKHRALERLGSSESLFSNIESYGSPARSMASEDEDDDLFPNCEKEFDDGLIMEWARDNKHDVLQIVCGYHSLPVPERGCKLLFQPLEHLQSIQYRRPSIALLGFCEKYLDSLNPVEVKAKLASAEETLALSIWTTATLCRALSLETVLQLVAVILLEKQVIVVCPNLGLLSATVLSLVPMICPFQWQSLFLPVLPGKMFDLLDAPVPFIVGTLNRPTDVKMKTSNLVIVDVLKDQVKTCTLPTLPRHRELVSELGPVHAKLANKSSIAKKHPVYRCNESQTAYAAQFLKVMRQYMESLCSNLRSHTITSVQSNNDRVSLLLKDSFIDSFSSKDRPFIKLLVDTQLFSVLSDSRLSSFENGFCEANNNVAKAPMAEVKVQKVQIKKP from the exons ATGgatatgaaggaaaatggTGAATTCGCGGACGAGCGGCCTCCGTCGCCAATGTGGGTGTTGCAACATTTCTCGGAGGAGGCGTTTAGGGTGGCCGGTGAAGCTCTGAATAGCGTCTATCAAGGGGGCACCGGGATTCAGGAAATGGGGACTGGACATCGACGTGCTCGAAGTGAAGTTCCGAGTCCCGTGCACAATCGAACCAACGGTTTCCAGAGGTTAAAATCCCATGTGCAGAAGGTTTGGGGATGGGGGAGAGGCACGCGAGATGAGGATTACGCCTTCTGTAGTTTTGATCCTGAGATCTTGGCGAATCAAAAACGTCAGTGGTATCAGTTTCACTCCAAATCTCTG GACTGTGTATTATACAAAGAGCCCACCTCTCTCTTTGAACACTTCATTATTGTGGGGCTCCATCCGGATACTAACCTTGAGACTGTGGAGGATGCATTTGCTGAAGGGAAAAAATGGGagttacaaaagaaaaatactgagatgatagaaaacaaaatgctAGAGCATAGAGGGCCATCAGTTCCCCTGCTGGAACCTCAG ATACTTTTTAAGTATCCACCCGGGAAGAGGCTGCCAATGCGTATGAAGGATTTGTCTGCATTTTGTTTTCCCGACGGTGTTAAG GCACAGGTAATGGAGAGGACTCCATCACTCAGTGAGCTGAACGAAATTGTTTATGGTCAG GAACATTTGAAAAGAGATGATTTggcatttattttttcccttaAG gTTGCCAACAATTCGACTCTTTATGGTGTATGCTTGCATGTGCAAGAAATTGTTCAGAGGCCACCTGCCATCCTAGGCATCTCAACTTCTCTTTCTCATTCTCCTGGATTATGCAGCCGTTTTTTGGTTTCTGCACCTCGCTGCTATTGTCTTTTAACAAGAGTACCCTTCTTTGACTCACACTTCGAGATGTTGAACAG TATTATAGCCCAAGAACGTTTGAATCGGGTAACACAGTTGATTAGTGAAATCTCTCTCACTGATTATGTGCCATCAGTGTCAAGgtcaaataataatgaaaatgttgaatcTCCTGAAAGGGAGTCCGTTGGTGATTGGATGGCGTCAGCAATACCTATTCACAGTGCAGTGGCCCttactgctgctgctgcaggGATTATATCTGATGATGAGATCTTAACCTCTTCGATGAAGATGTGGGAACCTCGATCTCCTGAAAGTGGTACAACCAGCGATGCTTCAGAGTTGGGTCAA GCGGAAAGAACTAATGGAAGTTTCGAGAATGGTCACCTTTGCACAGAGATGTCTTTCTCATCAAAGCATCGCGCATTAGAGCGCCTTGGGAGTTCTGAGTCCCTGTTCAG TAATATTGAATCATATGGCAGTCCAGCTAGAAGTATGGCTTCAGAAGATGAGGATGATGATCTTTTTCCAAACTGTGAAAAGGAATTCGATGATGGCTTGATAATGGAATGGGCTAGG GATAATAAGCATGATGTGCTGCAAATAGTCTGCGGATATCATTCACTTCCTGTTCCTGAAAGGGGAtgcaaattattatttcaaccTCTTGAACATTTGCAATCTATTCAATACAGAAGACCTTCCATTGCATTGCTCGGATTTTGTGAAAAATATCTAGACTCATTGAACCCTGTTGag GTCAAGGCAAAGTTGGCTTCAGCTGAAGAAACTCTTGCTCTGTCAATATGGACAACTGCCACTTTATGCCGAGCTCTCTCTCTTGAAACT GTTTTGCAATTGGTTGCAGTGATTTTACTAGAAAAACAAGTGATAGTAGTGTGTCCAAACCTG GGTCTACTTTCAGCTACAGTGTTATCCCTTGTTCCTATGATTTGTCCCTTCCAATGGCAAAGTTTATTTCTTCCG gTTCTGCCAGGAAAAATGTTTGACCTCCTTGATGCACCAGTTCCCTTTATT GTCGGTACACTAAATAGACCAACTGATGTAAAGATGAAGACGTCTAATCTAGTTATTGTTGATGTGCTTAAGGATCAG GTGAAAACATGTACCTTACCGACACTTCCACGACACAGAGAGCTAGTCTCTGAACTAGGCCCGGTCCATGCTAAATTGGCTAACAAGAGTTCAATTGCCAAAAAGCATCCTGTATATAGGTGCAATGAATCTCAG ACTGCATACGCCGCCCAGTTTTTGAAGGTCATGCGGCAATACATGGAGTCATTGTGTTCAAATCTTAGATCTCATACCATAACTAGTGTCCAATCGAATAACGACAGG GTTTCTTTACTTCTTAAAGATAGCTTTATTGATTCCTTTTCTAGTAAGGACCGACCATTTATTAAG CTACTAGTAGACACGCAGCTTTTCAGTGTTCTTTCGGACTCTCGCTTATCGAGCTTCGAAAATGGGTTCTGTGAAGCTAATAATAATGTTGCCAAAGCTCCAATGGCAGAAGTGAAAGTACAGAAGGTGCAGATAAAGAAACCCTGA